One stretch of Patescibacteria group bacterium DNA includes these proteins:
- a CDS encoding DNA-directed RNA polymerase subunit beta, translating to MIFKRMAPTEPGRKYFTRLREAIPLPNLIQVQLDSYRWFLENGIRELFNEISPIKDFIGRDLELYFEDYYFDEPKFDEPTSREKNITYEAPLRVRAKLMNRRTEEEREQDIYLGDLPVMTDRGTFIINGIERAVVTQLVRSAGAFFTSEFNRGRKYYGAKLIPNRGAWLEFETDASNVIWVKIDRKRKVVVTALMRSFGYSTDEEIIKEFKDVDIHPTNRYIESTIAKDVSHDQDGGLIEVYKRIRPGDLATPDNAKSLIHAMFFNYDRYDLGKVGRYKFNLRFGLDTAKKHVEDEKNRILRPEDIVMIVREIIRLNISQGDADDVDHLGNRRVRAVGELVQARFRVGLARMERIVKDRMSTIDVSALTSGKLVNARPVIGAVREFFMSSQLSQFMDQTNPLAELEHKRRLSAMGPGGLSRERAGFEVRDVHPTHYGRICPIATPEGPNIGLVGHLSCYALVNEYGFIESPYRRVVHDVPNDGKSAVGEYARHDLKDAEGKIVVSAEEKITKEIAAKLIGNGTETIPLKPRVTNDIEYLNAFHEEKSICASATTAIDEKGFFLETQVGVRKRGEPSVEDVHSIDYMDVASKQIVSIATALIPFLEHDDTVRALMGTNMQRQAVPCVKADAPIVGTGVEERAARDSGHMISAEEDGVVKYIDAARIIIEKKDGDAHEYVMKKFLRSNASTCINQTPVVSPGQKIKIGDVLADGSGIDQGELALGQNVFVAFMAWEGYNYEDAVIISERLVQDDRYTSVNIEHCVVDVRDTKLGPEVVTSDIPNIGEEKLRNLDENGIVRVGAEVTSGDILVGKITPKGETELSAEEKLLRAIFGEKARDVRDSSLYLEHGEHGKVVDIKIFSREDGDKLPPGVIKSIQVSVADLRKVQVGDKLAGRHGNKGVISKVVPIEDMPFLEDGTPVDMILSPLGVVSRMNLGQILETHLGLAANALGYQVATPVLDGVSEETIHSELKRAGFPSDGKIKVFDGRTGDAFENKPTVGYIYMMKLNHMVEDKIHQRSIGPYSLITQQPLGGKAQFGGQRFGEMEVWALEAYGAAHTLQEILTIKSDDVPGRSKAYESIIKGEEIKKLNIPESFNVLVRELKGLCLDVELLKDGERVDSIIDSGEVTKRPDSFQK from the coding sequence ATGATATTTAAAAGAATGGCGCCGACCGAGCCGGGCAGAAAATATTTTACCCGCTTGCGCGAGGCGATTCCGCTCCCGAACCTAATTCAGGTCCAGCTGGACTCATATCGCTGGTTTCTTGAAAACGGTATTCGCGAGCTTTTTAACGAGATTTCGCCGATTAAGGATTTTATCGGCCGTGATCTTGAGTTATATTTTGAAGATTATTATTTCGACGAGCCCAAGTTTGACGAGCCGACATCGCGCGAAAAAAATATTACTTACGAAGCGCCGCTCCGTGTGCGCGCCAAGCTCATGAACCGCCGCACCGAAGAAGAGCGCGAGCAGGATATTTATCTCGGCGACTTGCCGGTAATGACTGACCGCGGCACTTTTATCATCAATGGTATCGAGCGCGCGGTTGTCACCCAGCTCGTGCGTTCGGCCGGCGCTTTTTTTACTTCCGAATTCAACCGCGGACGCAAGTATTACGGAGCGAAACTGATTCCCAACCGCGGCGCCTGGCTTGAATTTGAAACCGACGCGAGCAATGTCATCTGGGTGAAGATTGATCGTAAAAGAAAAGTCGTGGTTACGGCGCTCATGCGTTCGTTCGGATATTCCACGGATGAGGAAATTATCAAAGAGTTTAAGGACGTGGATATTCACCCGACCAATCGTTACATTGAATCAACCATCGCGAAAGATGTTTCGCATGATCAGGACGGCGGCTTGATCGAGGTGTACAAAAGAATTCGTCCTGGCGATCTTGCAACTCCAGATAATGCCAAAAGCTTGATACACGCCATGTTTTTTAATTACGATCGTTATGATTTGGGTAAAGTCGGTCGTTATAAATTCAATCTGCGTTTCGGACTGGATACGGCAAAAAAACACGTTGAAGATGAAAAGAATCGCATTCTCCGACCCGAAGACATTGTCATGATTGTCCGTGAAATTATCCGGCTGAATATTAGCCAGGGAGACGCCGATGATGTCGATCATCTCGGCAACCGCCGCGTTCGCGCGGTCGGAGAACTGGTGCAGGCGCGTTTCCGCGTCGGCCTCGCGCGCATGGAGCGCATTGTCAAAGACCGCATGAGCACCATTGATGTTTCGGCCCTGACTTCCGGAAAATTGGTCAACGCCCGCCCGGTTATCGGCGCGGTGCGCGAATTTTTTATGTCATCCCAGCTTTCGCAGTTCATGGATCAGACCAATCCTCTGGCCGAACTTGAGCACAAGCGCCGGCTCTCGGCCATGGGCCCGGGCGGCTTATCGCGCGAACGCGCCGGATTTGAAGTCCGTGACGTCCACCCGACTCACTACGGCCGCATCTGCCCGATTGCCACTCCCGAAGGACCGAACATCGGCTTGGTGGGCCATCTTTCCTGCTACGCGCTTGTTAATGAATACGGTTTTATTGAATCTCCTTACCGTCGCGTGGTGCATGATGTGCCGAACGACGGCAAGTCCGCGGTCGGGGAATATGCCCGCCATGATTTGAAAGACGCTGAAGGCAAAATTGTTGTTTCCGCCGAAGAAAAGATTACCAAAGAAATCGCTGCGAAACTTATAGGCAACGGAACGGAAACCATTCCGCTCAAGCCGCGCGTCACCAATGATATTGAATATTTGAACGCGTTTCACGAAGAAAAATCAATCTGCGCTTCGGCCACCACTGCAATCGACGAAAAAGGATTCTTTCTGGAAACGCAGGTCGGCGTCCGCAAACGCGGCGAGCCGAGCGTTGAAGACGTTCACTCCATTGATTACATGGACGTTGCTTCAAAGCAGATTGTGAGTATCGCCACTGCCTTGATCCCGTTCCTGGAACATGATGACACTGTCCGCGCCTTGATGGGCACGAACATGCAGCGCCAGGCAGTGCCGTGTGTTAAAGCCGATGCTCCGATTGTTGGCACCGGCGTGGAGGAGCGCGCGGCGCGCGATTCCGGGCATATGATATCGGCCGAAGAAGACGGTGTGGTGAAATATATTGACGCCGCCCGCATTATTATTGAGAAGAAAGACGGCGACGCGCATGAATATGTGATGAAAAAATTTCTGCGCTCCAATGCTTCCACCTGCATCAACCAGACTCCGGTTGTTTCACCCGGCCAAAAAATTAAGATTGGAGATGTTCTCGCCGACGGTTCGGGCATCGATCAGGGCGAACTTGCCCTGGGCCAGAATGTTTTCGTGGCTTTCATGGCCTGGGAAGGGTACAACTACGAGGACGCGGTTATTATTTCCGAGCGCCTTGTGCAGGACGACCGTTATACATCAGTGAATATTGAACACTGCGTGGTTGATGTGCGCGATACCAAACTCGGGCCGGAAGTGGTTACTTCGGATATTCCGAATATCGGCGAAGAAAAACTCCGCAATTTAGATGAGAACGGCATTGTACGCGTCGGCGCCGAAGTCACATCCGGCGATATTTTGGTCGGCAAAATTACTCCCAAGGGCGAAACCGAACTTTCGGCCGAAGAAAAACTCCTGCGTGCCATTTTCGGCGAGAAGGCCCGCGACGTGCGCGACAGTTCGCTTTATCTTGAGCACGGTGAACATGGCAAGGTAGTGGATATTAAAATTTTTTCACGCGAGGACGGCGACAAACTGCCGCCCGGCGTTATTAAATCAATTCAGGTTTCCGTGGCCGATCTCCGCAAGGTGCAGGTTGGCGACAAGCTCGCCGGCCGTCACGGCAACAAAGGCGTTATTTCCAAGGTGGTTCCGATTGAAGACATGCCGTTTCTCGAAGACGGCACGCCGGTTGACATGATTCTTTCGCCGCTCGGCGTTGTCTCCCGCATGAACCTCGGCCAGATTCTGGAAACTCATCTTGGCCTTGCGGCCAACGCCCTTGGCTATCAGGTTGCGACTCCGGTTTTGGATGGCGTCTCGGAAGAAACTATTCACAGCGAACTCAAGCGCGCCGGTTTTCCGTCCGACGGAAAAATCAAGGTATTTGACGGCCGCACCGGCGACGCATTTGAAAACAAACCGACAGTTGGCTACATATATATGATGAAGCTCAACCATATGGTTGAAGATAAAATTCATCAGCGCTCCATTGGGCCATACTCGCTCATCACTCAGCAGCCCCTTGGGGGCAAAGCCCAGTTCGGCGGCCAGAGGTTCGGTGAAATGGAAGTCTGGGCGCTCGAGGCTTACGGCGCGGCGCATACCCTGCAGGAAATACTCACCATCAAATCCGACGACGTGCCCGGCCGCAGCAAGGCATATGAATCAATTATCAAGGGTGAGGAAATCAAAAAACTCAATATTCCGGAATCATTCAATGTATTGGTGCGCGAGCTCAAGGGCCTTTGTCTGGATGTGGAACTCCTGAAAGACGGTGAGCGGGTTGACAGCATCATTGATTCTGGAGAAGTGACGAAACGGCCTGACTCATTTCAAAAATAA
- a CDS encoding helix-turn-helix domain-containing protein — translation MPAFRIKTIDVMPTLGQELASWRERRGLSTAEAAERAGLQEKFIVAFEKNDFSELPEILYSKNYLRAYLRALGLKEAKFIPLFEHEWNLAAKVQGKTGHRPASGTLRPSHLIVAPRLIKIFLVSIAGLAIIGYLGWQINALLRPPSLIVTAPPDDFVTVRAQAEIQGKTDAEALVKINDQAVVTDSEGRFNHTLDLQRGLNIVTIEAWKRHSRAVTVYKKIIMESNED, via the coding sequence ATGCCGGCTTTTCGCATCAAAACTATTGACGTTATGCCGACGCTCGGCCAGGAGCTCGCGTCATGGCGTGAACGGCGCGGACTCTCGACGGCCGAAGCCGCCGAACGCGCCGGCCTTCAGGAAAAATTTATTGTCGCGTTTGAAAAAAATGATTTTTCCGAACTTCCGGAAATACTTTATTCAAAAAATTATTTGCGCGCCTATCTCCGCGCTCTCGGCCTTAAGGAAGCAAAATTCATACCATTATTTGAACACGAGTGGAATCTCGCGGCAAAGGTGCAGGGAAAAACGGGGCATCGGCCGGCATCTGGCACGCTGCGGCCGAGCCATCTGATTGTGGCGCCGCGACTCATAAAAATATTTTTGGTAAGCATCGCCGGCCTCGCGATTATCGGATATCTCGGCTGGCAGATCAACGCGCTTCTCCGCCCGCCTTCCCTTATCGTTACCGCTCCGCCGGATGATTTTGTCACGGTTCGCGCGCAGGCGGAAATTCAGGGCAAAACCGACGCCGAGGCATTGGTAAAAATCAACGACCAGGCGGTGGTCACGGACAGCGAAGGCCGCTTCAACCATACCCTGGATTTGCAAAGGGGCCTCAATATTGTTACCATTGAAGCCTGGAAACGGCATAGCCGCGCCGTAACCGTATACAAAAAAATAATAATGGAATCAAACGAAGATTAA
- a CDS encoding DNA translocase FtsK 4TM domain-containing protein, which translates to MKKRKKINGNRGEKHQKFHWHLTPETRRGIAIIALLATTLIIALSIFNLAGSFGVKINDFLRDAFGWDRILIPVIMAVIAYVIFAPGKLRVNATNWVGVVLFFLFFNALVHVLVFGNEDFTAEELATAGGMIGLLVASPFLGLTGFWGALVLTVALTGVSILFLLNTYIQHLMAAGTIVGRMFTAIFSIFKPIGFLFKRSERTAKFSDETESEIGAPEVINDQGEYDPGFAKKIIKNRIERIIKPPEEHLPSAAPTRVRAKIDIPFDLLSAEAGKPTAGDIKARQEIIRKTLADFGVQVEMGDIAIGPTVTQYTLKPTEGVKLTRITALTNDLALALAAHPIRIEAPIPGKSLVGIEVPNQSIATVRLRQILDTREFRGRKSNTYIALGKDVSGAPHLADIARMPHLLVAGSTGSGKTVCLNAIIMSLLFQNSPDELKFILIDPKRVELPVYNGLPHLLTPVVTDVHKTVNAFKWAIREMEKRFDILSKCGARDIGTYNSGHQEKLPYIIIVIDELADLMTAAASEVEASIIRLAQMARAVGIHLILATQRPSVDVITGLIKANFPARIAFAVASLMDSRTILDTSGAEKLLGRGDMLFTSAEISKPRRLQGAFVTDQEIRNVVSFIKEKYAPASYDETVTEKGTAGGTIFSSDGDGDPLMPEAVEAIFQAKKASASLLQRRLKVGYARAARLLDLMEEQGIIGPGDGAKPRELLINSLDDLEDLGGAPLDSEEVSEETAEDEPTKEQENNIATEQQNNGTTEQAEEEEAEEEEVEEEESEEKEVEEEAENEPGESEEDAEEDEAKEEPSAYVPSDDETGWGRKNDQD; encoded by the coding sequence ATGAAAAAAAGAAAAAAAATCAACGGAAACCGGGGCGAAAAGCACCAAAAATTTCATTGGCATCTGACGCCGGAGACCCGACGCGGCATCGCGATTATCGCGCTCCTTGCAACCACTCTGATTATCGCCCTGAGCATCTTCAACTTAGCGGGCTCTTTTGGGGTAAAAATCAATGATTTTCTGCGTGACGCCTTTGGCTGGGATCGGATTTTAATACCCGTGATCATGGCCGTGATCGCCTATGTGATATTTGCGCCCGGAAAACTCCGCGTCAACGCCACCAACTGGGTGGGCGTTGTTTTATTTTTCCTATTTTTCAACGCACTTGTGCATGTGCTGGTTTTTGGAAACGAAGATTTTACGGCCGAGGAACTCGCCACGGCCGGCGGCATGATCGGACTTTTAGTTGCGAGCCCGTTTCTCGGACTCACCGGCTTTTGGGGCGCGCTCGTACTAACCGTCGCCTTGACCGGGGTTTCAATTCTTTTCCTTTTGAATACCTACATCCAGCATCTCATGGCCGCAGGCACAATCGTGGGCCGGATGTTCACCGCAATTTTCTCAATCTTCAAACCAATCGGTTTTCTTTTCAAACGCTCCGAACGCACGGCTAAATTTTCGGATGAAACCGAATCGGAAATCGGCGCGCCCGAAGTCATCAATGACCAGGGCGAATACGATCCCGGATTCGCGAAAAAAATTATTAAAAATAGAATTGAAAGAATAATAAAGCCCCCGGAAGAGCACTTGCCTTCGGCCGCGCCGACGCGCGTGCGCGCCAAGATCGATATTCCGTTCGATCTTCTTTCGGCCGAAGCCGGCAAACCCACGGCCGGGGACATCAAGGCACGGCAGGAAATTATCCGCAAAACGCTCGCCGACTTTGGCGTGCAGGTTGAAATGGGCGACATCGCGATCGGACCGACGGTGACACAATATACGCTGAAACCGACGGAGGGTGTAAAGCTCACCCGAATTACCGCGCTCACTAATGATCTCGCGCTCGCCTTAGCGGCGCACCCAATCCGCATCGAGGCGCCGATTCCGGGCAAATCACTTGTCGGCATTGAAGTTCCGAACCAAAGCATCGCCACCGTGCGGCTCCGGCAGATTCTTGATACACGCGAATTTCGCGGACGAAAAAGCAACACCTATATCGCCCTCGGCAAGGACGTTTCCGGCGCGCCGCACCTGGCCGACATCGCGCGCATGCCCCATCTTCTAGTCGCCGGCTCAACCGGTTCGGGCAAAACCGTCTGCCTTAACGCCATCATCATGAGCCTCCTCTTTCAGAACAGCCCGGATGAATTAAAATTCATTTTGATCGACCCAAAGCGCGTTGAGCTTCCGGTTTATAACGGATTGCCGCACCTCTTGACGCCGGTTGTCACCGATGTCCATAAAACCGTGAATGCATTCAAATGGGCGATCCGCGAAATGGAAAAACGCTTTGATATTCTTTCCAAGTGCGGCGCGCGCGACATCGGAACTTATAATTCCGGGCATCAGGAAAAACTGCCGTATATTATAATCGTCATTGACGAACTCGCGGATCTTATGACCGCGGCAGCCTCGGAGGTTGAGGCGAGCATCATCCGCTTGGCCCAGATGGCGCGCGCGGTCGGCATCCACCTCATTCTCGCGACCCAGCGTCCGTCGGTTGATGTTATCACCGGCCTCATCAAGGCCAACTTTCCGGCGCGCATCGCGTTTGCCGTAGCATCGCTCATGGATTCACGCACCATTCTGGACACCTCGGGCGCGGAAAAACTTCTCGGCCGCGGCGACATGCTTTTTACATCCGCAGAAATATCAAAGCCGCGTCGGCTCCAGGGCGCGTTTGTTACGGACCAGGAAATCAGGAACGTAGTGTCGTTTATCAAAGAAAAATATGCGCCCGCGTCTTATGATGAAACCGTAACCGAAAAAGGCACCGCCGGCGGCACGATTTTTTCAAGCGACGGCGACGGTGATCCGCTTATGCCAGAAGCGGTTGAAGCGATTTTCCAGGCCAAGAAGGCTTCGGCCTCGCTCCTGCAGCGCCGGCTCAAAGTCGGTTACGCACGCGCGGCAAGACTTTTGGATCTCATGGAAGAGCAGGGCATTATCGGCCCGGGCGACGGCGCAAAACCGCGCGAACTTTTGATTAACTCCCTAGACGATCTTGAAGACTTAGGCGGCGCGCCGCTGGATTCGGAAGAAGTTTCCGAGGAGACGGCGGAAGATGAGCCAACGAAAGAACAAGAGAACAATATAGCAACCGAACAACAGAACAATGGAACAACGGAACAAGCCGAAGAAGAAGAGGCGGAAGAAGAAGAGGTGGAGGAAGAGGAAAGTGAGGAAAAAGAAGTGGAAGAAGAAGCCGAGAATGAGCCGGGAGAATCCGAGGAGGATGCTGAGGAGGATGAGGCTAAAGAAGAACCGAGCGCCTATGTGCCATCAGATGACGAGACGGGCTGGGGACGAAAAAACGATCAGGATTAA